A portion of the Ostreibacterium oceani genome contains these proteins:
- a CDS encoding BON domain-containing protein, translating to MIMPNLTLQKLCLTLLLSSVFALHGCTALVVGGAAGATAKTVHDRRTPGTVIDDKNLELLITKSLLGDKYLNDYSNTNLTVFNGVVLVTGEASSNEVRTRILTLVKNTPNVKRVESDIIIGPKSSLLSRGSDSAITGQVKTALLSLNMENFDPTLINVSTERGNVYLMGIVSRAEADAIAEKARRIRGVKSVTKVFEYVD from the coding sequence ATGATTATGCCCAACCTGACTTTGCAAAAACTATGCCTTACTTTGTTACTTTCAAGTGTTTTCGCACTGCACGGTTGCACCGCTTTAGTCGTCGGTGGTGCGGCAGGCGCGACAGCCAAAACTGTCCACGACCGTAGAACACCAGGCACTGTGATTGATGACAAAAATTTGGAATTGCTCATTACTAAATCATTACTCGGCGATAAATACCTAAACGACTACAGCAACACCAACCTAACGGTATTCAATGGCGTTGTGCTGGTTACGGGTGAAGCCAGTAGTAACGAGGTACGCACACGAATCCTAACCCTAGTCAAAAATACGCCTAACGTCAAACGTGTCGAGAGCGACATTATCATCGGCCCTAAAAGCAGCCTGTTAAGTCGTGGTAGTGACAGCGCAATTACGGGACAAGTGAAAACGGCACTCCTTTCGCTTAATATGGAAAATTTTGACCCGACCTTAATTAATGTCAGTACTGAGCGCGGCAATGTTTATCTGATGGGCATCGTGTCTCGCGCAGAAGCCGACGCCATCGCTGAAAAAGCGCGGCGCATACGTGGCGTTAAATCGGTCACAAAAGTTTTTGAATATGTCGATTAA